Proteins from a single region of Bos javanicus breed banteng chromosome 25, ARS-OSU_banteng_1.0, whole genome shotgun sequence:
- the SYNGR3 gene encoding synaptogyrin-3 translates to MEGGSFGAGRAGAALDPVSFARRPQTLLRVASWVFSIAVFGPIVNEGYVNADSGPELRCVFNGNAGACRFGVALGLGAFLACSCFLLLDVRFQQISSVRDRRRAVLLDLGFSGLWSFLWFVGFCFLTNQWQRTAPGPGTAQAGDAARAVITFSFFSILSWVALTVKALQRFRLGTDMSLFATEQLGAGAGQTYPGYPVGSGVEGTDTYQSPPFTETLDTSPKGYQVPAY, encoded by the exons ATGGAGGGAGGCTCGTTCGGCGCGGGACGCGCGGGGGCAGCCCTGGACCCTGTGAGCTTCGCGCGGCGGCCCCAGACCCTACTGCGTGTCGCATCCTGG GTGTTCTCCATCGCTGTCTTCGGGCCCATAGTCAACGAGGGCTACGTGAACGCCGACAGCGGCCCAGAGCTACGCTGCGTCTTCAACGGCAACGCGGGCGCCTGCCGCTTCGGAGTCGCGCTCGGCCTCGGGGCCTTCCTAGCCTGCTCCTGCTTCCTGCTGCTCGACGTGCGCTTCCAGCAGATCAGCAGCGTCCGCGACCGGCGGCGCGCTGTGCTGCTCgacctgggcttctcag GCCTCTGGTCCTTCCTGTGGTTCGTGGGCTTTTGTTTCCTCACCAACCAGTGGCAGCGCACGGCGCCCGGGCCAGGCACAGCGCAGGCGGGGGACGCGGCGCGCGCCGTcatcaccttcagcttcttctccATCCTCAGCTGG GTGGCGCTTACCGTGAAGGCCCTGCAGCGGTTCCGTCTGGGCACCGACATGTCGCTCTTTGCCACCGAGCAGCTGGGTGCTGGGGCGGGCCAGACCTACCCGGGCTACCCGGTGGGCAGCGGTGTGGAAGGCACGGATACCTACCAGAGCCCGCCCTTCACCGAGACCCTGGACACCAGTCCCAAAGGGTACCAGGTCCCTGCCTACTAG